From Pseudomonas sp. StFLB209, a single genomic window includes:
- the fdhD gene encoding formate dehydrogenase accessory sulfurtransferase FdhD, producing the protein MHAKRTVSTASAQDAPALSASKSYQYTHLDGLQAAETALAEEVALAIAYNGISQAVMLVSPTDLEDFIVGFSLGSGIIASSDEIYDFSLSGCGSAMQAEVEIASRAFWALKENRRQMAGTTGCGLCGVEAVEQALPQLDALAPAPLPPIHWLDGLRQRISDFQPLGKSSGAVHAALFMNNQGQLLLSREDIGRHNALDKLIGALIRQDIPLAGGVAVVTSRCSLELIQKALRAGIQTLVSLSSPTGLALQWARSHNLNLIHLPHHSAPRVYSPAMENRP; encoded by the coding sequence ATGCACGCCAAACGCACGGTCAGCACGGCGTCGGCACAGGATGCGCCTGCGCTCAGCGCCAGTAAGTCCTATCAATACACCCACCTCGATGGCTTGCAGGCGGCCGAAACCGCGCTGGCCGAAGAAGTTGCGCTGGCCATTGCCTACAACGGCATCAGCCAGGCAGTGATGCTGGTCAGCCCGACCGACCTGGAAGACTTCATTGTCGGCTTCAGCCTGGGCAGCGGCATCATTGCGTCAAGCGACGAAATCTATGACTTCAGCCTCAGTGGCTGCGGCTCGGCCATGCAGGCCGAGGTCGAAATCGCCAGCCGGGCATTCTGGGCGCTCAAAGAGAATCGCCGCCAGATGGCCGGCACCACTGGCTGCGGGCTGTGCGGTGTCGAAGCGGTTGAGCAGGCATTGCCGCAACTCGATGCCTTGGCCCCGGCACCGCTGCCACCGATTCACTGGCTGGACGGCTTGCGCCAGCGCATCAGCGACTTCCAGCCGCTGGGCAAGTCCAGCGGCGCGGTGCATGCCGCGCTGTTCATGAACAACCAGGGCCAATTGCTGCTCAGCCGCGAAGACATCGGCCGGCATAACGCTCTGGACAAACTTATCGGTGCACTGATCCGCCAGGACATTCCCCTGGCCGGTGGCGTGGCCGTCGTCACCAGCCGCTGCAGCCTGGAACTGATCCAGAAGGCATTGCGCGCGGGCATCCAGACCCTGGTCAGCCTGTCGTCGCCCACCGGCCTTGCCCTGCAATGGGCGCGCAGCCATAACCTCAACCTGATTCACCTGCCGCATCACAGTGCGCCGCGGGTCTACAGCCCTGCGATGGAGAACCGACCGTGA
- the lysM gene encoding peptidoglycan-binding protein LysM, which translates to MGLIDFVKSAGEKLVDLITPGQAAAQQPTAEQLAQRLDELGLDKSNVNIAVQDGKVVLTGNVANQEQKEKIALAAGNCAGIEQVDDQLTVSGSPSPGAQANFVTVVSGDTLSKIAKRVYGDPNQYQKIFEANQPMLSHPDKIYPGQVLRIPN; encoded by the coding sequence GTGGGACTTATTGATTTCGTAAAAAGTGCAGGCGAGAAACTCGTCGACCTTATCACGCCGGGCCAGGCCGCTGCCCAGCAGCCTACTGCCGAGCAGTTGGCACAACGCCTCGATGAACTGGGTCTGGATAAGTCGAACGTTAATATCGCTGTACAAGATGGCAAGGTCGTTTTGACCGGCAATGTGGCGAATCAGGAACAGAAAGAAAAGATCGCGCTGGCGGCGGGCAATTGCGCAGGTATCGAGCAGGTTGATGACCAGCTCACCGTCAGCGGCAGTCCCTCGCCAGGGGCTCAAGCGAACTTCGTGACGGTCGTATCGGGCGACACCCTGAGCAAGATTGCCAAGCGCGTCTATGGTGACCCGAACCAGTACCAGAAGATCTTCGAAGCCAACCAACCCATGCTCAGCCACCCGGATAAAATCTATCCGGGGCAGGTTCTGCGGATCCCCAACTGA
- the tagQ gene encoding type VI secretion system-associated lipoprotein TagQ, with product MFLSRKPFEALAKSRSLLLATAGFGAVLLTGCASSPVSRVGATTKVEFYPTCYQPVQHLRQTDSDMTKSVVTGAAIGAVGGALAGALTGNSEKRGRNAAIGAAGGALVGGAAGYYTERQKQIADDNQRIASYAADFNKSSADIDRSTAYAKASQSCYQREFASLVTARKAGSINDTEGRKRLAEIVAGLKESNDLIVAVNGRASEDLNNYTQAYEKDLQQVGVKRNDVVVVAQAENPQLVTTSSNKQGAKAADKNTGKATGNKTGNTAKAGNSGKANRDKLPDVPREAVGTEKSLQDAKNKQAESQQVAAAGQSEVGRMCKNPDVGDWAPVPCPNV from the coding sequence ATGTTTTTGTCTCGCAAACCATTCGAAGCTCTCGCCAAAAGCCGCAGCCTGTTGCTGGCTACCGCCGGGTTCGGCGCTGTCCTGCTGACCGGTTGCGCCAGCTCACCGGTGTCCAGGGTCGGTGCGACCACCAAGGTCGAGTTCTACCCGACCTGCTACCAGCCTGTGCAGCACTTGCGCCAGACCGACTCAGACATGACCAAGTCAGTTGTCACCGGTGCCGCCATCGGCGCAGTGGGTGGGGCACTGGCCGGCGCGCTGACCGGCAACTCGGAAAAACGCGGCCGTAATGCCGCCATCGGCGCCGCCGGTGGTGCCTTGGTCGGTGGTGCGGCCGGTTACTACACCGAGCGTCAGAAGCAGATCGCCGACGACAACCAGCGTATTGCGTCGTACGCCGCCGACTTCAACAAGAGCTCGGCCGATATCGACCGCAGCACCGCTTACGCCAAGGCTTCACAGTCGTGCTACCAGCGCGAGTTCGCCAGCCTGGTTACTGCCCGCAAGGCCGGCAGTATCAACGACACCGAAGGTCGCAAGCGCCTGGCAGAAATCGTCGCCGGCCTGAAAGAATCCAACGACCTGATCGTGGCCGTGAACGGCCGTGCCAGCGAAGACCTGAACAACTACACCCAGGCTTACGAGAAAGACCTGCAGCAGGTCGGCGTGAAGCGTAACGACGTGGTGGTTGTCGCCCAGGCTGAGAACCCGCAACTGGTCACCACCAGCAGCAACAAGCAGGGTGCCAAGGCCGCGGACAAGAACACCGGCAAGGCTACTGGCAATAAGACCGGTAACACCGCCAAAGCTGGCAACAGCGGCAAGGCCAACCGAGACAAGCTGCCGGACGTGCCGCGTGAAGCAGTAGGCACCGAGAAGTCTCTGCAGGACGCCAAGAACAAACAGGCAGAGAGCCAACAAGTGGCTGCTGCCGGTCAGAGCGAAGTCGGCCGTATGTGCAAGAACCCTGACGTCGGCGATTGGGCTCCGGTGCCTTGCCCGAATGTGTAA
- a CDS encoding formylglycine-generating enzyme family protein, with translation MAALCLTTLGLTSLVACAESDSEAPASNKLDNPKPLPDDVSLPLPCGGEMVMRYVYILAEGALDDREISLGYPFSEGEAGYKQSFISGYRRDFINGQFTAEDLAPAWRKTIAPLLPKAEKGTPLKPMMYFIGKYEVTQRQYAQVMAQAQSLASGEPAPACEAQDGMAGRLPKVKLSRFEAERFAAVYSAWLMKNHRDLLPVSGRGKDAEDGGIGFVRLPTEVEWEFAARGGQAVSRQDLEGRLFPRRQDGQEGDGPLADWAVYSQVAGGTGQGARLMPIGTKLPNPIGMFDVIGNAAEMVQESFQLVHAGRRQGTYGGFVAKGGNYLEGEGTLFTGMRREYPLFAADGTEQRNETTGFRVALGALSAPRSRYKELFEQWQKDGRLASLTDDIDAVNDPTKRLDSIIGTTADPRLQAELGLVNEELKRNVALIALQREEAAGNLIQSAALVAETINNYNIRLTNLQKTQKQAADAGDQASAAMFASAMANGRSALEGAVAIYIDNLATGTRYTDAVIQAQFQRVKEELARKPVIGKSLMNRATLFVRHVGEYRKNKRADPADILKQLLVSASTQ, from the coding sequence ATGGCCGCGCTGTGTCTGACCACACTGGGCCTGACCTCGCTGGTCGCGTGTGCCGAGAGCGACAGCGAGGCACCGGCCAGCAACAAGCTGGATAACCCCAAACCGTTGCCCGATGACGTCAGCCTGCCATTGCCGTGTGGCGGCGAAATGGTCATGCGCTACGTATACATCCTCGCTGAAGGCGCGCTGGATGACCGTGAAATCAGCCTGGGTTATCCGTTCAGTGAAGGTGAGGCGGGCTACAAGCAGTCGTTCATTTCCGGCTACCGACGCGACTTCATCAATGGCCAGTTCACCGCTGAAGACCTGGCGCCGGCCTGGCGCAAGACCATCGCGCCACTGTTGCCCAAGGCTGAAAAAGGCACGCCGCTCAAGCCGATGATGTACTTCATCGGCAAGTACGAAGTCACCCAGCGCCAGTACGCCCAAGTCATGGCCCAGGCGCAATCGCTGGCCAGTGGCGAACCCGCCCCGGCTTGCGAGGCCCAGGACGGTATGGCCGGGCGCTTGCCCAAGGTCAAGCTGTCGCGCTTCGAAGCCGAGCGTTTCGCTGCGGTGTACAGCGCTTGGCTGATGAAAAACCACCGCGACCTGTTGCCGGTCAGCGGTCGTGGCAAGGACGCCGAAGACGGCGGGATCGGCTTCGTGCGCCTGCCCACGGAAGTGGAATGGGAATTCGCCGCCCGTGGCGGCCAGGCGGTCAGCCGTCAGGATCTGGAAGGCCGGCTGTTCCCGCGCCGTCAGGACGGCCAGGAAGGCGACGGCCCGTTGGCTGACTGGGCGGTGTACAGCCAGGTGGCTGGCGGTACGGGGCAGGGCGCGCGGCTGATGCCGATTGGCACCAAGCTGCCCAACCCGATCGGTATGTTCGATGTGATCGGCAACGCCGCCGAGATGGTGCAGGAATCCTTCCAGTTGGTGCATGCCGGGCGCCGCCAAGGCACCTATGGCGGCTTTGTGGCCAAGGGCGGCAATTACCTCGAAGGCGAAGGCACGCTGTTCACCGGCATGCGTCGCGAGTATCCGTTGTTCGCCGCCGACGGCACCGAGCAGCGCAACGAAACCACAGGGTTTCGGGTCGCGCTCGGCGCGCTGTCGGCGCCGCGCTCACGTTACAAGGAGCTGTTCGAGCAATGGCAGAAGGACGGCCGGCTGGCGTCGCTGACCGATGACATCGATGCGGTCAATGACCCGACCAAGCGCCTGGACAGCATCATTGGCACCACTGCCGACCCGCGTCTACAAGCCGAGTTGGGTCTGGTCAACGAAGAGCTCAAGCGCAACGTGGCGCTGATTGCCCTGCAACGTGAAGAGGCTGCCGGCAACCTGATCCAGTCCGCTGCCCTGGTGGCCGAGACCATCAATAACTACAACATCCGCCTGACCAACCTGCAAAAAACCCAGAAGCAGGCCGCCGATGCCGGTGACCAGGCCAGCGCCGCGATGTTCGCCTCGGCGATGGCCAACGGGCGCAGCGCGCTGGAGGGTGCCGTGGCGATCTACATCGACAACCTGGCCACCGGCACGCGCTACACCGACGCGGTGATTCAGGCGCAGTTCCAGCGGGTCAAGGAAGAGCTGGCGCGCAAGCCGGTCATCGGCAAAAGCCTGATGAACCGCGCCACGCTGTTCGTGCGTCACGTCGGTGAGTACCGCAAGAACAAGCGCGCCGACCCGGCCGACATCCTCAAACAGTTACTCGTATCGGCCAGCACGCAATGA
- the nudE gene encoding ADP compounds hydrolase NudE, with amino-acid sequence MRQKPDVLAREIVASSRLFRVEAVQLRFANGAERTYERLVGRGTGHGAVMIVAMYDADHALLIEEYCGGTEEYELSLPKGLVEPGEDVLAAANRELKEEAGFGARQLEHLTELSLSPGYMTQKIQVVLASDLYEERLEGDEPEPIRVDKINLRDLASLAQNPRFSEGRALAALYLARDLLTQRGLYLP; translated from the coding sequence ATGCGCCAGAAACCCGATGTGCTTGCCCGAGAAATCGTCGCCAGCAGCCGTCTGTTCCGTGTCGAAGCCGTGCAGTTGCGTTTTGCCAACGGTGCCGAGCGAACTTATGAGCGACTGGTAGGGCGCGGCACCGGCCATGGCGCGGTGATGATTGTCGCGATGTACGACGCCGATCACGCGCTGCTGATCGAGGAATACTGCGGCGGCACTGAAGAGTATGAACTGTCGCTGCCCAAAGGGCTGGTCGAACCCGGCGAAGATGTATTGGCCGCTGCCAACCGAGAGCTCAAGGAAGAAGCCGGTTTTGGTGCCCGGCAACTGGAGCATCTGACCGAACTGTCGCTGTCGCCAGGCTACATGACCCAGAAAATTCAGGTGGTACTGGCCAGCGATCTGTATGAAGAGCGTCTGGAGGGCGATGAGCCCGAGCCGATCCGCGTCGACAAAATCAACCTGCGTGACCTGGCCAGCCTGGCGCAAAATCCCCGGTTCAGTGAAGGCCGTGCCCTGGCCGCGCTGTACCTGGCCCGTGATCTGTTGACCCAACGTGGACTCTACCTGCCATGA
- the yrfG gene encoding GMP/IMP nucleotidase, which translates to MPDLPWNEIDTVLLDMDGTLLDLHFDQHFWMHHLPRRYAELHGISEAMAWLEIKPLFVDNAGTLNWYCLDFWSRELKLPIRELKLEVAHLIALRPDAQTFLAAIQRAGKRVIMITNAHRDSLSLKLERIELAPYFERLISSHDYGFPKENPQFWDALHADTAFDPARSLFIDDTLPILRSARAYGVAHLLAVSEPDSQQGPKNTEEFAAVGDYLALLEGLTTA; encoded by the coding sequence ATGCCTGACTTGCCCTGGAACGAGATCGACACCGTCCTGCTGGACATGGACGGCACGCTGCTGGACCTGCACTTCGACCAGCACTTCTGGATGCACCACCTGCCGCGGCGCTACGCCGAGCTGCATGGCATCAGCGAAGCCATGGCCTGGCTTGAGATCAAGCCGCTGTTTGTGGATAACGCCGGCACCCTGAACTGGTATTGCCTGGATTTCTGGAGCCGCGAGCTGAAACTGCCGATCCGTGAACTCAAGCTGGAGGTCGCCCACCTGATCGCGCTGCGCCCGGATGCGCAGACCTTTCTGGCCGCTATCCAGCGCGCCGGCAAACGGGTGATCATGATCACCAACGCCCACCGCGACTCGCTGTCGTTGAAGCTGGAGCGCATTGAGCTGGCGCCCTACTTCGAGCGCCTGATCAGCTCTCACGACTACGGCTTTCCCAAGGAAAACCCGCAATTCTGGGACGCCCTGCACGCCGACACAGCGTTCGACCCGGCGCGCAGCCTGTTCATCGACGACACCTTACCAATACTGCGCAGCGCCCGGGCCTACGGCGTAGCCCACTTGCTGGCAGTCAGTGAACCCGACAGCCAGCAGGGGCCGAAAAACACTGAAGAGTTCGCCGCCGTCGGTGATTACCTGGCACTGCTCGAAGGGCTCACAACGGCGTAG
- a CDS encoding LysR family transcriptional regulator encodes MDIKQLKFLIALDETQHFGQAAARCNITQPTLSMRLRNLEQELELELVKRGQRFEGFTAPGERVLAWARTVLAAYDGLQAEAAACRGHLVGTLRLGVVPLSSFDPLPLLQRMHQLHPNLQFVLSSLSSEQILEQLSSNQIDLGVSYFERLDATRFQALPLNETHMGLLYDQRHFQFGEHPLSWADLMDLPLGLLTGSMHFRQSIDHNFQSRGLQPQPLLQTDAVHQLMQAVQGGLCCAIMPLAGGLEDLGDTLRLHPIEDARTLARLGLIMRNTAPHSPLAQVCFQLMSTGLDLSEK; translated from the coding sequence ATGGACATCAAGCAACTGAAATTCCTGATTGCCCTCGACGAGACCCAGCACTTCGGACAGGCGGCTGCCCGCTGCAATATCACCCAGCCCACCCTGTCGATGCGCCTGCGCAATCTTGAGCAGGAACTGGAGCTGGAACTGGTCAAGCGCGGCCAGCGCTTCGAAGGCTTTACCGCGCCGGGCGAACGGGTGCTGGCCTGGGCGCGCACGGTGCTGGCCGCCTATGACGGCTTGCAGGCAGAAGCTGCCGCCTGCCGTGGGCATCTGGTCGGCACGCTGCGCCTGGGCGTAGTGCCGCTGTCGAGCTTCGACCCGCTGCCCTTGCTGCAACGCATGCACCAATTGCACCCCAACTTGCAGTTCGTCCTGTCGTCGCTCAGTTCCGAACAGATCCTTGAGCAGTTGTCGAGCAACCAGATCGACCTGGGCGTGTCGTATTTCGAGCGGCTGGACGCCACCCGCTTCCAGGCCCTGCCGCTCAACGAAACCCATATGGGCCTGCTGTATGATCAGCGCCATTTCCAGTTCGGCGAACACCCCCTGAGCTGGGCCGACCTGATGGATCTGCCACTGGGCCTGCTGACCGGCAGCATGCATTTTCGTCAATCCATCGATCACAACTTCCAGAGCCGTGGCCTGCAACCGCAGCCGCTGTTGCAAACCGACGCCGTTCATCAGTTGATGCAGGCCGTCCAGGGCGGGCTGTGCTGCGCAATCATGCCGCTGGCCGGGGGCCTGGAAGATCTGGGCGACACCTTGCGCCTGCACCCCATCGAAGACGCTCGCACCCTGGCCCGGCTGGGCCTGATCATGCGTAACACCGCACCGCATTCGCCCTTGGCGCAGGTGTGTTTCCAACTGATGAGCACCGGTCTCGACTTGAGCGAAAAATAA
- a CDS encoding RNA-guided endonuclease InsQ/TnpB family protein: MKATKTLKIRVRDKHAAQLREASRAVNFVWNYVNELSSRSIREHGRFLSAFDIHKHTNGAGKDLGLHSQSVQAVADEYVTRRKQFKKRQLRWRCSGGARRSLGWVPLKVGAAVWKNGQVVFNKQHFKVWDSYGLAGFKFRSGSFNEDSRGRWYFNVVVEVDRQLSPGQDAVGIDLGLKTTATCSDGDRLESGRFYRDLESALGTAQRAGKKARVRAIHAKIANRRKDSLHKFSNALVARCGVIVVGDVNSLKLAKTRMAKSVLDAGWGQLKTMLEYKCDHAGTVFKVVSERNTTQTCSSCKQLPDSRPRGIAGLGIREWTCCGCGATHDRDVNAAKNILALGHERPVVGIPAL; encoded by the coding sequence ATGAAAGCGACCAAAACCCTCAAGATTCGAGTGCGAGACAAGCACGCAGCGCAGCTGCGTGAAGCTTCTCGTGCTGTGAATTTTGTGTGGAACTATGTAAACGAGTTGAGCAGTCGCTCGATTCGTGAGCATGGTCGTTTTCTGTCGGCGTTCGACATTCACAAGCACACCAACGGGGCCGGCAAAGACCTGGGGCTGCACAGCCAATCGGTGCAGGCTGTTGCCGACGAATATGTCACACGGCGCAAGCAGTTCAAAAAGCGCCAGCTACGCTGGCGCTGCTCGGGCGGCGCCCGGCGCAGCCTGGGCTGGGTGCCCTTGAAGGTCGGCGCTGCTGTCTGGAAAAACGGCCAGGTCGTCTTCAACAAACAGCACTTCAAGGTCTGGGACAGCTACGGCCTGGCGGGCTTTAAATTCAGATCCGGTAGCTTCAACGAGGACAGCCGTGGACGCTGGTATTTCAACGTCGTGGTCGAGGTCGACCGGCAGTTATCGCCAGGCCAGGACGCGGTGGGTATCGACCTCGGACTGAAAACCACGGCCACCTGCAGCGACGGTGATCGCCTTGAAAGCGGCAGGTTCTACCGGGATCTGGAGAGCGCCCTGGGCACGGCCCAGCGCGCCGGCAAGAAGGCCCGTGTGCGGGCGATTCACGCCAAAATTGCGAACCGCCGCAAGGACTCCCTGCATAAGTTCAGCAACGCGCTGGTCGCGCGTTGTGGCGTCATTGTGGTGGGCGATGTGAACTCACTGAAACTCGCGAAAACCAGGATGGCCAAGTCGGTGCTGGACGCCGGCTGGGGTCAATTGAAAACCATGCTGGAATACAAATGCGATCACGCAGGCACGGTTTTCAAGGTTGTTAGCGAGAGAAACACCACCCAAACCTGTTCGAGCTGCAAGCAATTGCCGGACTCGAGGCCGAGAGGTATCGCAGGGCTTGGAATAAGGGAATGGACTTGTTGTGGGTGTGGTGCCACCCACGACCGCGACGTCAACGCCGCCAAGAACATTCTCGCGCTCGGGCATGAGCGTCCAGTTGTGGGAATCCCCGCCCTTTAG
- a CDS encoding acyl-CoA thioesterase, whose translation MPDTLLQRHDYRHFQPITTRWQDNDIYGHINNVAYYSFFDSAVNAWLIERGGLDIHDGKVAGLVVSSACDYFASVAYPELIEVGLRVARLGGSTVEYELAVFRVGEDEPCAAGRFVQVFIDRQSSQPVAIPDALREALQALLIAS comes from the coding sequence ATGCCCGACACCCTGCTGCAACGCCACGACTATCGCCACTTCCAGCCGATCACCACGCGCTGGCAGGACAACGATATCTATGGGCATATCAATAACGTGGCCTATTACAGCTTTTTCGACAGCGCCGTGAATGCCTGGCTGATCGAGCGTGGCGGGCTGGATATCCATGACGGTAAGGTGGCGGGGCTGGTGGTCAGTTCGGCGTGCGACTACTTTGCGTCAGTCGCTTATCCGGAGCTGATCGAAGTCGGGCTAAGGGTGGCCCGACTTGGTGGCAGTACCGTGGAGTACGAGCTGGCAGTGTTCCGGGTCGGGGAAGACGAACCCTGTGCGGCGGGGCGGTTTGTCCAGGTGTTCATCGACCGGCAGTCAAGCCAGCCGGTGGCGATTCCAGATGCCTTGCGTGAGGCGTTGCAAGCGCTGCTTATCGCCTCGTAG
- a CDS encoding FdhF/YdeP family oxidoreductase — protein MTHHQADKTPKPAYKPYKGPAGGWGALISVTQAWLGSDNALKNLRAMLKTNQNGGFDCPGCAWGDSPESGMVKFCENGAKAVNWEATKRRVDPAFFARHSVTQLLEQSDYWLEYQGRLTEPMVYDRETDRYKPIAWDDAFALIAKHLNNLPDQNMAEFYTSGRASNEAAYLYQLFVRAYGTNNFPDCSNMCHEASGVALSQAVGVGKGTVTFDDFEHADAIFVWGQNPGTNHPRMLDPLRDAVKRGAQVVVVNPLKERGLERFQHPQHPVEMLTNSDKPTNTAFFRPALGGDMAVLRGMAKFLRQWEREAQDNNAEPVFDHTFLNEHTDGVLDYLAAIDATSWESILEQSGLALDDIERAARMYVKGKNVIMCWAMGITQHRHSVATIQEISNLMLLRGNIGKPGAGLCPVRGHSNVQGDRTMGINERPPKFLLDALEQRFQFKVPRDNGHNVVEAIHAMAEGRAKVFIALGGNFAQATPDTPRTAAALQNCDLTVQISTKLNRSHLFHGKEALILPCYGRTDIDQQANGAQAVTVEDSFSMVHASFGQLQPLSRHMRSEPAIIAGIANATLGKKPVDWLWLIEDYSRIRELIADTIPGFKDFNTRVDNPGGFYLGNSAGSRRWNTASGRANFKSNALPGSLIDERVSSTGQQPDLILQSMRSHDQYNTTIYGLDDRYRGVKGQRDVVFANEADIIRLGFQPGQKVDLISIWGDDHERRVQGFTLLAFDIPAGQAAAYYPEVNPLVPLESVGAGSHTPTSKFIAIRIERARETARII, from the coding sequence GTGACTCATCATCAAGCCGACAAGACACCGAAACCTGCCTACAAGCCGTACAAGGGTCCGGCCGGTGGCTGGGGCGCACTGATCAGCGTGACCCAGGCCTGGCTGGGCAGCGACAACGCGCTGAAGAACCTGCGCGCCATGCTCAAGACCAACCAGAACGGCGGCTTTGACTGCCCGGGCTGCGCCTGGGGCGACTCGCCGGAAAGCGGCATGGTCAAGTTCTGCGAAAACGGCGCCAAGGCGGTCAACTGGGAAGCCACCAAGCGCCGCGTCGACCCGGCGTTCTTCGCCCGCCACAGCGTCACGCAACTGCTGGAACAGAGCGACTACTGGCTGGAGTATCAAGGCCGCCTGACCGAGCCGATGGTCTACGACCGGGAAACCGACCGCTACAAGCCTATCGCCTGGGACGACGCCTTTGCGCTGATCGCCAAACACCTGAACAACCTGCCCGACCAGAACATGGCCGAGTTCTACACCTCCGGCCGGGCCAGCAACGAAGCGGCTTATCTCTATCAATTGTTCGTGCGCGCCTATGGCACCAACAACTTCCCCGATTGCTCGAACATGTGCCACGAGGCCAGTGGCGTAGCCTTGTCGCAGGCCGTCGGCGTGGGCAAAGGCACGGTGACGTTCGACGACTTCGAACACGCCGACGCAATTTTCGTCTGGGGCCAGAACCCCGGCACCAACCACCCACGGATGCTTGACCCGCTGCGTGATGCAGTAAAACGTGGCGCCCAGGTGGTGGTGGTCAACCCGCTCAAAGAGCGTGGCCTGGAGCGTTTCCAGCACCCGCAGCACCCGGTGGAGATGCTGACCAACAGCGACAAGCCGACCAACACCGCGTTCTTCCGCCCGGCACTGGGCGGCGACATGGCCGTGCTGCGCGGCATGGCCAAGTTCCTGCGCCAGTGGGAGCGCGAGGCTCAGGACAACAACGCTGAGCCGGTTTTCGACCACACCTTCCTCAATGAGCACACCGACGGCGTGCTCGACTACCTGGCGGCCATCGATGCCACGTCGTGGGAGTCGATCCTGGAGCAATCGGGCCTGGCGCTGGACGACATCGAGCGCGCCGCGCGCATGTACGTCAAAGGCAAGAACGTGATCATGTGCTGGGCGATGGGCATCACCCAGCATCGCCACTCGGTGGCGACCATTCAGGAAATTTCCAACCTGATGCTGCTGCGCGGCAACATCGGCAAGCCAGGCGCCGGCCTGTGCCCGGTACGCGGGCACAGTAACGTGCAGGGCGACCGCACCATGGGCATCAACGAGCGTCCGCCGAAGTTCCTGCTCGACGCGCTGGAGCAGCGCTTCCAGTTCAAGGTGCCGCGTGACAACGGCCATAACGTGGTCGAGGCCATCCACGCCATGGCCGAAGGTCGCGCCAAGGTGTTCATTGCCCTGGGCGGCAACTTCGCCCAGGCCACCCCGGACACCCCGCGTACCGCGGCGGCCCTGCAGAACTGCGACCTGACCGTACAGATCAGTACCAAGCTCAACCGCAGCCATTTGTTCCACGGCAAGGAGGCGCTGATTCTGCCGTGCTACGGCCGCACCGATATCGACCAGCAGGCTAACGGCGCGCAAGCGGTTACCGTGGAAGACTCGTTCAGCATGGTCCACGCCTCGTTCGGCCAGTTGCAGCCGCTGTCCAGACACATGCGTTCGGAGCCCGCCATCATTGCCGGGATCGCCAACGCTACTCTGGGCAAAAAGCCGGTCGACTGGCTGTGGCTGATCGAAGACTACAGCCGCATCCGCGAGCTGATCGCCGATACCATTCCAGGCTTCAAGGACTTCAATACCCGGGTCGATAATCCGGGCGGTTTCTACCTGGGCAACTCGGCCGGCTCACGCCGCTGGAACACCGCCTCGGGCCGCGCCAACTTCAAGTCCAACGCCTTGCCAGGCAGCCTGATCGACGAGCGCGTGAGCAGCACCGGCCAGCAGCCGGACCTGATCCTGCAATCGATGCGCTCCCATGACCAGTACAACACCACCATCTACGGCCTGGATGACCGTTACCGGGGCGTGAAGGGCCAGCGTGACGTGGTGTTTGCCAACGAGGCGGACATCATTCGGCTGGGCTTCCAGCCCGGCCAGAAAGTGGACCTGATCTCGATCTGGGGTGACGACCACGAACGTCGTGTGCAGGGCTTTACCCTGCTGGCATTCGACATTCCAGCCGGTCAGGCTGCGGCTTACTATCCAGAGGTCAACCCGCTGGTACCCCTGGAAAGCGTCGGCGCCGGCAGCCACACGCCGACCTCGAAGTTCATTGCAATCCGGATCGAACGGGCCAGAGAAACGGCGCGGATTATCTGA
- a CDS encoding YMGG-like glycine zipper-containing protein encodes MKFSSVLLLSLSLVTGSALAGGNLEAGVGGALGGVLGSVVGQQIGGSTGAAIGAGLGGAAGGAVGADRRNRTEAAIGGGLGAAGGNVIGRSVGGNTGSLIGAAAGGGAGGALGNYMGNESRDDDRRYRGGNDRREYRHGHGPRKHYGHRKHDRHWRHR; translated from the coding sequence ATGAAATTCTCCTCGGTTCTGTTGTTGTCACTTTCTCTCGTGACCGGTTCCGCCCTTGCCGGTGGCAACCTGGAAGCGGGCGTTGGCGGTGCATTGGGCGGGGTTCTTGGCTCAGTGGTCGGCCAGCAGATTGGCGGTAGCACCGGTGCGGCGATTGGCGCCGGCCTGGGTGGTGCCGCAGGCGGCGCGGTCGGCGCAGACCGCCGCAACCGGACTGAAGCCGCCATCGGCGGTGGCCTGGGCGCTGCCGGCGGTAACGTGATCGGCCGCAGCGTTGGCGGCAACACCGGCAGCCTGATCGGTGCCGCAGCCGGCGGCGGCGCCGGTGGTGCGCTGGGCAACTACATGGGCAATGAAAGCCGCGATGACGACCGTCGCTACCGTGGCGGCAATGATCGCCGTGAGTATCGCCATGGTCATGGCCCGCGCAAGCACTACGGTCATCGCAAACACGACCGCCACTGGCGTCATCGTTGA